The nucleotide sequence CACCAGACTTTTCCATAAAGGCTTTCAGGACCACCAAACTGGCGTTGGACTGCCTCATTATAATTGTCAGTATTATTGAACTGCTCTGCCTCAATATAAATTTGTCGGTTAGGTACATCAGCACCTCCAGGAGAAACCATATTATCAGGATAACCTGTCCTTCTGTATTCGGCCCATCCTTCATATCCATGCATAAACAAATGAATCCATCTTTGGGTTGCTATCTGCTCAATGGCTCTTGCTGGATCATAAGCAATATCTGGCTGCATCATAAATGCATCCAATCCGCTCATATCAGCATTCCATTGCATCATGGAATTTTCTAACGCCATATTATAGTAATTTTCAGCCTCTGCATCTCCCCCAGAAATCCATCCAAGTTTCGCTGCCTCTGCCATAGCAAATAATGCCTGGGCATAAGTTACCAAATATACCGGAGCATCCTGTTGATGAATGGCACTTCCCAAAAGGGCATACTTTTCAGTATCGAAATCCTCGGTATCACCGAAAAGCAATCCTGTATAATCACCATCCGTTCTATTAGGATCTCCGTACACGAAAAGCCTTGGATCTCCATATGGCTTCATTTTTTCCACCAAAGTCTCACTCAATGCCCACCATTCTCTGCCTTGCAGGTCTATTTGGCTAAACCAATAATTCTGGTTGTTGGCATCTGCCAAATGTTTGAAAACCAAATTATCATCATTGGATTCCATTACACCAGCCTGCATTGCTGCAGTAAACTGCTGCTGGGCGAGACTTGGATTTACCTCAGACAATCTAAGTGCCATCAACATCCTAATCGTATTGGCCAATTTGGACCACTTAGACATATCACCATCATAAATGATGTCATTACTAATGCTACCGGACACAATTTGATTATTGGCTGCTGTCAAAACACTGAACAAATCGCTGTAAATCGATTCTTGTGTATCATATGCTGGTGTAAAGTCATCAGCACCTTGAAGTGCCTCGGTATAAGGTATATCTCCCCACCTATCTGTGATATGCCAAGTAAAGTAGGATTTAAGAATACTTGCTACCGCCAATTGATTGGGTATTGGGCCTTCATTACCACTTAAATCATCTGCATTCAATACGGTTTCCAAGTTCATCAATGGTCCTTGGTATAAACCATAAAAACTGGTACTGGACTGAGGGTAAAGGGATGCGTTTACATATTGTGTTTCAGAAAGATACTGAGACATAAACTGAGCCGATGGAGATGAACTTAACCCCGGTAAATACAACATGGCATTTGCGATTAGTTGCGTACCTGAAGCTTGGCTAGGGGCGTTTGGGTTGACATTGATATCATCATCAAACTGATCACAGCCAGAAAATAAGGCTACTAATAGTATAAATATATTTAACTTCTTCATGGTTTCTTCTCTTTAAAAGGTAACATTTAGATTAAACCCAACAGAACGTACAGAAGGCAACTGACCTGACTCATACCAACCAATCGACTGGCTTCCAGTGGAAATTTCAGCAGGGTTGATGCCCTTAGGTGCATTTTGGAAAATCATCGCTAAGTTTCTGCCTACAAGTGCTACCCTTACATTTTCTACAGGTAAGTTCCCCAACTTATTTTTGGTGAAGTTGTAACCTAATCGCACTTCTTTCAATCTTACATATGAAGCATCATACAACCAGTCTTCATAAATTCTTCTCGCTACCACTCCATAGTATGATCTAGGATTAACATAAGCTACCACATCTTCGCCAGTCTCTGCAGAAATACCTTCCACTCTTACTCCTCCACCATCTGCCACATCATCACGAACATTGAATCCTTTATCATTGATTTCGGCACTTATTGGGTCAAGTCCAGTTCTAACTGCCAACATTTTGGATCTACTGAAGAACTGACCACCGATCTGGAAGTCAACCATTGCCGCTAAATCGAAATTCCCATAAGAGAACACGTTTTGCAAACCACCATTGAAATCAGGCAATACTGTACCAAAATCATGTGTAGCATCTGTATAAAGAGGAAGATTGTTGCCATCTAACAAAATCTTACCAGTTGCTTCATCTCTTTGGTATGCCTGACCTACCAAACTTCCAAAAGGTTTACCTACATAGGAATTCAAATAGCTAGAAGTGGATGAATAAGTGGTGCTACCATACTGATATACATCAATACCCGGGTAAAGTTCAACCACTTCATTTCTGTTTCTACTGATGTTAAAGGCAATGTCCCAATTTAGTTTGCTTTGCTGTAGAGGAGATGCAGTAATCGCCAATTCAAAACCTTTGTTCTCTATTTGACCTGCATTGATAGTAGCAGATCCATAGCCACTTGCTCCAGACACATCCAAGCTTAGGATTTGGTTTTTATTGATCTGTTGATAATAGGTAAACGCCAATCCCAACTTTCCTTCGAAGAATTTCAAATCCAAACCTGCCTCATAAGAATGTGCGAAAGAAGGTTCTACATTTGGATTGTTCAGATTATCAGGCACCGCAAGTGTATTCACTGTGGAAGATCCAGAATAAATTGACCCAACATTATAAAAAGAAGTAGTACCATATGGAGACAGGTCTGACCCTGCTTGGGCATAGCTCAATCTTAACTTACCTAATGACAATGGTTTCCATTCCATTAGTTCACTGAAGACAAAGCTACCCGACAATGATGGATACCAATAGGAATTGTTTCCCTTGGGCAATGTTGATGTATTATCATTCCTGATAGAAGCATCTAAAAAATAAATATTATTATACCCTAAAGAAACCATTCCATAGATACTCTTGATTTGCTTTCTCAACTTATAAGAGTTTGTCGCTGGTCTATCAATGGAAGCATCAATATTGTAAAAACCTGGAGAAGACAAACCTCCAACGGTAGCCATGGATAGATAAGAATAATCCCTATCATAGAAATTGGTACCAAAGTTGGCATCAAGAGAGAATTTGTCCCAAGCCTTGGTGTATTGGGCCAAAAACTCATAGTTCATCTCTTTATTTTGGTACTTACCTACAGAATAACCCGGGTTTCCACGTCCACCGAAAGCAGCCCTAGAATCAATATTCTGTGTGTACATATCTGACCTAACAAAACCGCTTAACTTCAGTTCGGGAAGGACCTGATAAGTTAATCCAACATCACCGAAAAGCCTATCTCTACTATCATTCGAGAAGTTTTCATAAGCTAAAAAATAAGGGTTTGCCCAGTATAATGGAGAGAAGTTCGTTACTTCACCAGTAGAAGTACTTGGTCTTCTTAAGTTCCAGTGAAAAAAGCTGCCATCATCATACTTGTAGTTCTTGAGTCTTTCCATATCCAAACTCCTTTGGAACCATTGCCCCATGTACCTTGAACCATCCTCAGAACCTTGTCCAGGCCTTCTACCTCTGTTTGCTGCATAATTAATATTGGTAGACACCCTCAACTTCTCTGTTAAATCTGTCCCTACACTCACCCCTACATTATTTCTTTTAAGCATTGTATTGGGTTCCACTCCTTGG is from Echinicola marina and encodes:
- a CDS encoding SusC/RagA family TonB-linked outer membrane protein; translation: MEKILTRTSLFVFIYLLVFQVMAQGIMITGKVTTQKDGSPLPGVSVLLQGTTSGSVTDLDGMYSIDVSEGEGNLVFSYLGFVSQTIAINNRTEIDVVMAEDVSQLGEVVVTALGITRDERSIGYATQEVDGENLTFTKEQNVLGSLSGKIAGVQVEGASGASMGGTQKIKIRGVNSISGGSQPLIVVDGTPISNSNFSGSSGVDYGNLGQDVNPEDIASINVLKGPAASALYGIRGQYGVVMITTKKGQEDSKVKVELSSAVFVESVYNLMPYQNLYGGGSSQTWRTLPNGDKYVDIAVDESWGPLMDGTMVRHVESFYPQDPEYGQLAPFVPHPDNIKDYYETGTNVNNGVTITGGGKNSNYRISLNDTRVQGVEPNTMLKRNNVGVSVGTDLTEKLRVSTNINYAANRGRRPGQGSEDGSRYMGQWFQRSLDMERLKNYKYDDGSFFHWNLRRPSTSTGEVTNFSPLYWANPYFLAYENFSNDSRDRLFGDVGLTYQVLPELKLSGFVRSDMYTQNIDSRAAFGGRGNPGYSVGKYQNKEMNYEFLAQYTKAWDKFSLDANFGTNFYDRDYSYLSMATVGGLSSPGFYNIDASIDRPATNSYKLRKQIKSIYGMVSLGYNNIYFLDASIRNDNTSTLPKGNNSYWYPSLSGSFVFSELMEWKPLSLGKLRLSYAQAGSDLSPYGTTSFYNVGSIYSGSSTVNTLAVPDNLNNPNVEPSFAHSYEAGLDLKFFEGKLGLAFTYYQQINKNQILSLDVSGASGYGSATINAGQIENKGFELAITASPLQQSKLNWDIAFNISRNRNEVVELYPGIDVYQYGSTTYSSTSSYLNSYVGKPFGSLVGQAYQRDEATGKILLDGNNLPLYTDATHDFGTVLPDFNGGLQNVFSYGNFDLAAMVDFQIGGQFFSRSKMLAVRTGLDPISAEINDKGFNVRDDVADGGGVRVEGISAETGEDVVAYVNPRSYYGVVARRIYEDWLYDASYVRLKEVRLGYNFTKNKLGNLPVENVRVALVGRNLAMIFQNAPKGINPAEISTGSQSIGWYESGQLPSVRSVGFNLNVTF
- a CDS encoding SusD/RagB family nutrient-binding outer membrane lipoprotein, yielding MKKLNIFILLVALFSGCDQFDDDINVNPNAPSQASGTQLIANAMLYLPGLSSSPSAQFMSQYLSETQYVNASLYPQSSTSFYGLYQGPLMNLETVLNADDLSGNEGPIPNQLAVASILKSYFTWHITDRWGDIPYTEALQGADDFTPAYDTQESIYSDLFSVLTAANNQIVSGSISNDIIYDGDMSKWSKLANTIRMLMALRLSEVNPSLAQQQFTAAMQAGVMESNDDNLVFKHLADANNQNYWFSQIDLQGREWWALSETLVEKMKPYGDPRLFVYGDPNRTDGDYTGLLFGDTEDFDTEKYALLGSAIHQQDAPVYLVTYAQALFAMAEAAKLGWISGGDAEAENYYNMALENSMMQWNADMSGLDAFMMQPDIAYDPARAIEQIATQRWIHLFMHGYEGWAEYRRTGYPDNMVSPGGADVPNRQIYIEAEQFNNTDNYNEAVQRQFGGPESLYGKVWWDVN